The Pithys albifrons albifrons isolate INPA30051 chromosome 13, PitAlb_v1, whole genome shotgun sequence genome has a segment encoding these proteins:
- the INTS14 gene encoding integrator complex subunit 14 isoform X2 has translation MPGGAGHRRLPGHRSRLTAPLAGHALAARRQQPLPAALPVPVQALRHVHGQPGGGDVCGTALPLRWLQSTDSLDCLERLIDLNNGEGQIFTIDGPLCLKNVQSMFGKLIDLAYTPFHAVLKCGHLASDVQVFPRPEPFIIDEEIDPIPKAINTDLEIVGFVDIADISSPPVLSRHLVLPIALNREGDEVGPGITDDTEDENSANQIAGKIPNFCVLLHGSLKVEGMVAVVQLGPEWYGMLYSQADSKKKSNLMMSLFEPGPEPLPWLGKMAQLGPISDAKENPYGEDDNKSPFPLQPKNKRSYAQNVTVWIKPSGLQTDVQKILRNARKLPEKTQTFYKELNRLRKAALAFGFLELLKGVADMLERECTLLPDTAHPDAAFQLTHAAQQLKVASTGASEYAAYDHNIAPLHTDFSSSSTTDRM, from the exons GTGGTGCTGGTCACCGACGGCTGCCTGGGCATCGGTCGCGGCTCACTGCGCCACTCGCTGGCCACGCACTCGCAGCGCGGCGACAGCAACCGCTTCCCGCTGCCCTTCCCGTTCCCGTCCAAGCTCTACGTCATGTGCATGGCCAACCTGGAGGAGGTGATGTCTGCGGCACGGCCCTTCCTCTCCGCTGG cttCAAAGCACAGATTCCTTGGACTGCCTGGAACGGCTCATTGATTTAAACAACGGGGAGGGGCAGATTTTCACCATTGATGGCCCCCTGTGCCTGAAGAATGTGCAGTCCATGTTTGG GAAGCTGATAGACCTGGCTTACACACCATTCCACGCCGTTCTCAAGTGTGGCCACCTGGCATCTGATGTGCAAGTGTTCCCCAGACCTGAGCCCTTCATCATAGATGAGGAGATAGACCCCATTCCTAAAGCAATTAATACAG ATCTAGAAATTGTTGGGTTTGTAGACATAGCTGACATTTCCAGCCCTCCAGTCTTGTCCAGGCACTTGGTACTGCCCATTGCACTGAACAGAG AAGGGGATGAGGTGGGACCTGGGATCACAGATGACACCGAGGATGAGAATTCAGCTAATCAGATTGCTGGGAAAATCCCCAACTTCTGTGTTTTATTGCATGGCAGCCTCAAAGTGGAAGGCATGGTGGCTGTCGTCCAGTTGGG GCCAGAGTGGTATGGAATGCTTTATTCACAAGCTGATAGCAAGAAGAAATCCAACCTCATGATGTCTCTCTTTGAGCCTGGTCCTGAGCCCCTGCCATGGCTGGGGAagatggcacagctggggcccATTTCAG atGCAAAAGAAAACCCCTATGGGGAGGATGACAATAAGAGCCCTTTCCCCCTGCAGCCCAAGAACAAGCGCAGCTACGCCCAGAACGTCACAGTCTGGATCAAACCAAGTGGCCTCCAG ACAGATGTACAGAAGATCTTGAGAAATGCAAGAAAACTCCCTGAAAAAACTCAGACCTTCTATAAA GAGCTGAACCGGCTGCGGAAGGCAGCGCTGGCCTTCGggttcctggagctgctgaagggcGTGGCAGACATGCTGGAGAGGGAGTGCACCCTCCTGCCCGACACGGCACACCCCGACGCCGCCTTCCAGCTCACGCACGCCGCGCAGCAGCTGAAGGTGGCCAGCACCGGCGCCTCCGAGTACGCCGCCTACGACCACAACATCGCCCCGCTGCACACAgacttctccagcagcagcaccaccgACAGGATGTGA
- the DPP8 gene encoding dipeptidyl peptidase 8, which translates to MAAAMETEQPGLEIFETAGQEEQVPREEQPKLEPFYVERHSWSQLRKLLTDTRKYHGYMMAKAPHDFTFVKKNDPEGPHSDRIYYLAMSGENRENTLFYSEIPKTINKAAVLLLSWKPLLDLFPAILDYGMYSREEELLRERKRIGTVGIASYDYHRESGTFLFQAGSGIYHVKDGGPHGFTQQPLRPILVETSCPNIRMDPKLCPADPNWIAFIHCNDIWISNIESREERRLTFVHNELANVEEDPKSAGVATFVLQEEFDRYTGYWWCPRAQPTLDGGKVLRILYEENDESEVEIIHVTSPMLETRRTDSFRYPKTGTANPKVTFKISEVTINAEGRIADVVDKELVQPFEILFEGVEYIARAGWTPEGKYIWSILLDRSQTRLQIVLIPPALFIPTEDDAMERQKLIDAVPDSVTPFIIYEETTDIWINIHDIFHVFPQSQEDEIEFIFASECKTGFRHLYKVTSVLRESKYRRSCGGLPAPSDFKCLIKEEIAITSGEWEVLGRHGSNIYVDEAKKLVYFQGTKDSPLEHHLYVVSYETPGEVKRLTERGYSHACCVSQDCDMFISKYSNQKNPHCVSLYRLTGSEDDAAHRTKEFWATILDSAGPLPDYIPPEVFSFESSTGFTLYGMMYKPHNLQPGKKYPTVLFIYGGPQVQLVNNRFKGIKYFRLNTLASLGYVVVVIDNRGSCHRGLKFEGAFKYKMGQIEIDDQVEGLQYLASQHDFIDLDRVGIHGWSYGGYLSLMALTQRSDIFRVAVAGAPVTLWIFYDTGYTERYMGHPEHNEQGYYLGSVAMQAEKFPSEPNRLLLLHGFLDENVHFAHTSILLSFLVRAGKPYDLQIYPQERHSIRVPESGEHYELHLLYYLQENLGSHIAALKAL; encoded by the exons ATGGCAGCAGCCATGGAAACTGAACAGCCGGGCCTGGAAATCTTTGAGACCGCGGGTCAGGAGGAGCAGGTCCCGAGGGAGGAGCAGCCAAAACTGGAACCTTTCTATGTTGAGAGGCATTCCTGGAGCCAGCTTCGGAAACTGCTCACGGACACACGGAAGTATCATGGCTACATGATGGCAAAAGCCCCTCATGACTTCACGTTTGTGAAGAAAAATGATCCTGAAGGCCCTCATTCCGACAGGATCTACTATCTGG CAATGTCTGGGGAGAACAGGGAGAACACACTCTTCTACTCTGAGATTCCCAAAACCATAAACAAAGCTGCCGTCCTGTTGCTTTCCTGGAAGCCTCTTCTGGATCTTTTTCCA GCCATCCTGGACTACGGGATGTACTCCcgggaggaggagctgctgcgGGAGCGGAAGCGGATCGGCACCGTTGGCATCGCCTCCTACGATTACCACCGGGAGAGCGGCACCTTCCTGTTCCAGGCTGGCAGTGGGATTTACCACGTGAAGGATGGAGGCCCTCATGGGTTCACT CAACAGCCTTTAAGACCCATTCTGGTAGAGACCAGTTGTCCAAACATCCGGATGGATCCCAAGCTTTGTCCAGCTGATCCAAATTGGATTGCATTTATCCATTGCAATGACATCTGGATCTCTAATATAGAATCCAGGGAAGAGAGGAGGCTGACGTTTGTGCACAATG AACTGGCCAATGTTGAGGAGGATCCAAAATCTGCTGGTGTGGCTACttttgtgctgcaggaggagttTGACAGATACACTGGCTACTGGTGGTGCCCAAGGGCACAGCCAA CACTGGATGGGGGTAAAGTTCTTCGAATTCTTTATGAAGAAAACGATGAGTCAGAGGTGGAAATTATCCATGTCACATCTCCCATGCTGGAGACAAGAAGAACAGATTCCTTCCGGTACCCCAAAACCG GTACAGCAAATCCAAAGGTCACTTTCAAGATCTCTGAGGTGACAATCAATGCTGAAGGCAGA ATTGCAGATGTTGTGGATAAAGAGCTAGTTCAGCCCTTCGAGATCCTCTTTGAAGGAGTAGAGTACATTGCTAGAGCTGGGTGGACGCCAGAAGGAAAATA CATCTGGTCCATCCTGCTGGATCGCTCCCAAACTCGGCTGCAGATTGTCCTGATCCCTCCTGCATTATTCATCCCCACAGAAGATGATGCAATGGAGAGACAGAAACTTATCGATGCTGTCCCAGATTCTGTTACACCTTTCATTATTTATGAAGAAACAACAGACATCTGGATAAAT ATCCATGATATCTTCCACGTTTTCCCTCAAAGCCAGGAAGATGAGATAGAGTTCATCTTTGCCTCCGAGTGTAAAACGGGGTTCCGGCACCTCTACAAGGTCACCTCAGTCCTGAGGGAGAGCAAATACAGGCGGTCCTGTGGAGGCCTCCCTGCCCCCA GTGACTTCAAGTGCCTCATCAAAGAGGAGATAGCAATTACCAGTGGGGAATGGGAAGTGCTTGGCAGACATGGATCTAAC atCTATGTGGATGAAGCCAAAAAACTGGTGTACTTTCAAGGCACAAAAGACTCACCTCTCGAGCATCACTTGTACGTTGTGAGCTACGAGACCCCTGGGGAAGTGAAGCGACTGACAGAACGTGGATACTCCCACGCCTGCTGTGTCAGCCAG GACTGTGACATGTTCATCAGCAAGTACAGTAACCAGAAGAATCCCCACTGCGTGTCCCTGTACCGGCTGACGGGATCGGAAGATGATGCAGCTCACAGGAcgaaggaattctgggctacTATTCTGGATTCAGCAG GCCCTCTTCCCGATTACATTCCCCCTGAAGTGTTCTCCTTCGAGAGCTCCACGGGGTTCACGCTGTATGGAATGATGTACAAACCTCACAACCTGCAGCCTGGGAAGAAGTACCCCACGGTGCTCTTCATCTATGGAGGCCCTCAG GTGCAGCTGGTGAACAACCGGTTCAAAGGAATCAAGTATTTCCGACTGAACACTTTGGCTTCCTTGGGCTACGTCGTGGTTGTCATTGACAACAGGGGCTCCTGCCATCGAGGGCTGAAGTTTGAAGGAGCCTTTAAATACAAAATG GGACAGATAGAAATCGATGACCAGGTGGAAGGGCTGCAGTACTTGGCGTCGCAGCACGACTTCATTGACTTGGACCGTGTGGGGATCCACGGCTGGTCCTACGGAGGCTACCTCTCCCTCATGGCTTTAACACAGAGGTCAGATATCTTCAGG GTGGCCGTGGCTGGAGCCCCTGTGACGCTGTGGATCTTCTACGACACGGGGTACACGGAGCGCTACATGGGCCACCCGGAGCACAACGAGCAGGGCTATTACCTGGGCTCTGTGGCCATGCAGGCTGAGAAGTTCCCTTCTGA aCCAAACCGCTTGCTGCTGCTCCACGGGTTCCTGGACGAGAACGTTCACTTTGCACACACCAGTATTCTGCTCAGCTTCTTGGTGAGAGCTGGCAAACCCTATGACTTACAG atCTACCCTCAGGAGAGGCACAGCATCAGGGTCCCTGAGTCAGGAGAGCACTATGAACTGCACCTGCTGTATTACCTGCAGGAGAACCTGGGCTCCCACATCGCTGCCCTGAAGGCCCTGTGA
- the HACD3 gene encoding very-long-chain (3R)-3-hydroxyacyl-CoA dehydratase 3 has product MAGPSLRPHVHWAQRHRLLFLRVELSDVRNPDITITDNVLHFRAQGHGAKGDNIYEFEIEFLEPVEPKPVCRMTQRQLNITVQKKESNWWERLTKQEKRPLFLAPDFDRWLDESDAEMELKEKEEEKINKMKIESRVPKDPFKHLKKGYLVMYNLVQFLGFSWIFVNMTVRLFILGKDSFYDTFHTISDMMYFCETLALMEIMNSLIGLVRAPLIPTVLQIFGRNFVLFVILGSLEEMQSKPVVFFIFYFWSITELFRYPYYMLSCMGIEWKPLTWLRYTVWIPLYPLGGLSEAVCIVQSIPIFSETGKFSLGLPNPLNVTIQFPFVLQLYLIALFLGVFVNCRHLYKQRKQHLGPKKRKMK; this is encoded by the exons ATGGCGgggcccagcctgaggccgcACGTGCACTGGGCACAGCGGCACCGACTGCTCTTCCTGCGCGTGGAGCTCAGCGACGTGCGG AACCCGGACATCACCATCACCGACAATGTCCTGCACTTCAGAG CTCAGGGTCATGGTGCCAAAGGGGACAACATCTACGAGTTTGAGATCGAGTTCCTGGAGCCAGTGGAGCCTAAG CCTGTATGCAGGATGACCCAAAGGCAGCTGAACATCACTGTGCAGAAGAAGGAGAGTAACTGGTGGGAGAGGCTGACCAAGCAGGAGAAGCGCCCGCTGTTCCTGGCTCCCGACTTCGACCGCTGGTTGGATGAGTCGGATGCAGAAATGGAGCTGAAGGAGAAG gaagaagaaaagattaacaaaatgaaaatagaatcCAGAGTCCCAAAAGATC CTTTCAAACACCTGAAGAAGGGATACCTGGTCATGTATAATCTTGTACAGTTTTTGGGATTCTCCTGGATTTTTGTGAACATGACAGTACGACTGTTCATCTTAGGAAAAG ATTCCTTCTATGACACATttcacactatttctgatatgATGTATTTCTGTGAGACCCTGGCATTAATGGAGATCATGAATTCACTGATAGGACTGGTCAGAGCACCTCTGATACCTACTGTTCTGcag atatttggaagaaatttcGTTTTGTTTGTTATCCTTGGAAGTTTGGAGGAAATGCAGAGCAAACCTGTGGTGTTCTTCATATTTTACTTCTGGAGTATCACTGAGCTGTTCAG GTATCCCTATTACATGCTTTCTTGCATGGGAATTGAGTGGAAACCACTAACCTGGCTCCGTTACACTGTCTGGATCCCTCTCTACCCCTTAGGGGGCTTGTCAGAAG CTGTCTGTATCGTCCAGTCCATCCCAATCTTCAGTGAAACAGGGAAATTTAGTCTGGGATTGCCCAATCCACTGAATGTCACGATCCAGTTCCCATTTGTGCTTCAGTTGTATCTTATAGCCTTGTTTTTAG GGGTATTTGTAAACTGCCGTCACCTCTACAAGCAAAGGAAACAGCACCTTGGAccaaagaagagaaagatgaaGTGA